The Polyangium aurulentum genomic interval CTCGCCCTCGTACGCCCCGAGCCAGCCCGAGAGAGCATCGAACGCCTCGCGCTCGGGGGCGGGCACCTTCTTCCAGTCATCGACCTCGAGGATCGGCGAGACGCGCAGCCGCCCCACGCGCCGGAACGCGGGCCCGGGCCCCTCGGCCACCTCGACATCCATCGCCTCGCCCCCGCCCTCGGCTTGCAGGCGCAGCCGCACGCGCCCCGGCGTGCATGAAACCGCTCGCACGTCGCCCCGCACCCCGGACCGCGCCCGGGCGATCCACGCGTTCGTCTCGGTCGAGCAGCTCGCCGGCTCCTCCCCGCGCGCCAAGGACCCCGAGCCCCGAGCGGGCGCGACGAGCGCCGCGATCGCGAGGACGATCGCCGCGATCTTCGGAGGGATCCTTGACGGCGGCCGCCTCATCGCCGAGCATTTCGCGGAGGTCTCCGCGTGTCCGAAGGGCCGAGCATCGTTGAGCGCCTGTCCACCCGGAGCGAGCGCGTCCACATCTCCATCGGCGCAGTATGCAACAACAACTGCGTCTTCTGCATGGAGGAGGACCGCGACGGCAGGTACGTGAACAACTCCGCGATGACCTCCGAGCGCGTGCGCTGGATCCTCGAGGAGAACCGCGGCGCCGAGGAGGTCTGCTTCACCTCGGGCGAACCCACCACGCGCCCCGAGCTGCCCGACCTCGTCGCCCTCGCGAAGAAGCTCGGCTACGGGCGCATCAGCGTGATGACCAACGGCAGGCGCCTGAGCCACCTGCCCTACGCCGCCCTGCTCGCCAAGGCCGGGATGAACCGCTTCTACATCTCGATCCACGGCCACACGAAGAAGCTGCACGAGGGCCTGACCCGCACCCCCGACAGCTTCGAGCAGACCGTCGCCGGGCTCGACTCGATCGCCAAGCTCAAGCGCTTCGGCATCGAGCTGCACACCTCGACGGTCCTCACCGACCGGAATCTCCCCCACCTCACCGACATCTACCGCTTCCTGCGCGCGCACGGCGTCGACCAGGTGGTCTTCAACGTGATGCAGGCCAACGGCCGCGCCGACACCTACTTCGAGCAGATCTTCCCCCGCTACACCGACACCGCGGCCGAGTTCCGGCGCTTCCTCGCCGAGGTGGGCGAGGCGCGCCCCATGGCGTTCCTCGTCGACATCCCCCTCTGCACGACCGAGGGCATCGCCGACTTCCACCGCGGGTACGTCGAGAAGTACCGGCACTTCGACCTCGACACCCAGGCCCCGCTCGAGGCCACGCAGCGCCCCGAGCGCAGCCAGGAGGGCCGCGGCCGGGGCCTCGTGCTCGTGACCCGCCAGGATCTCGACGAGGCCCAGCGCGACAAGCGGGGCGCGTGCGCGAGCTGCCGCTACGACGGCGCCTGCGAGGGGGTCTGGCGCAACTACCTGCGCCGTAACGGATGGGACGAGATGGTCCCGGTACCACCGTAGTTCCGTCGGTCGCTCTCGTACGCCGGAATGGAACTTGCGCCAGCGGTTTGGCCTTTCGGCGCGCGCCCACTAAGATTCTCTCCGTCGCGGGGATGCCCCGCCGTCGAGAGAGACGCATGAGCGAGGGCACGGGCGAAGCACGAGACGGGGAAAAGCCGAGTCGAATCCTCGTCGTCGCCAACGACGAGCCGACCCGCGCGGCCCTGAGGGAGACGCTCGAGGCCGAGGGGCACGAGGTCATCCTGGCGAAGGACAGCGACGCGGCGCTCGACCACGCGGCGGCCGGCGACGTCGACCTCGTGCTGCTCGACCTGCTCGTCCCGGGCACGGACGGCATCGAGGTCTGCCGCGCGATCCGCAACGAGCTGAAGCTGCCCGACCTGCCCGTGGTGTTCGTCACCACGCTCCAGGACCGCGAGACGCGCATCCGGGGCAAGGCCGCGGGGTGCGACGACTTCCTGGGCAAGCCGGTCGACCCGCTCGAGCTGGCGGCGCGGGTCGAGGTGCTGCTCAAGGTGAAGGCCTACCACGACCTCGTGGCCGCGCAGCGCCGCCTGGCCGAGGAGGAGCTCGAGAAGACGCGCGCGCGCCTGCTGCAAGCCGACAGGCTCGCGACGCTCGGGACCATCGCGGCGGGCGTGGGGCACGAGCTGAACAACGTGGCGTCGGTCCTCACGCACACGGCGAGCTTCATCCGCGCCCACGCGGCCGAGGGCAAGCCGCCCGAGCCCGACGATCTGGTCGCGCTCGAGCGCGGCGCCGCGCACCTGGCCGAGCACGCGAAGAACCTCTTGCACCTGGGATCGCCGGGGCACGATCACATCGAGGTGCTCGACATGATGGCGGTCGTGTCGGACGTGCTCGCGATGCTGAACGTCGCGGGCAGGACCAAGCGCGTGAACGTGATGACGAGCGGCCCGACCGAGCCCGTGAAGGTGGCGTTCAGCCGCACCAAGCTCGAGCAGATCCTGGTCAACCTCCTGACGAACGCGGCCGACGCGGTGATGGATCAGCCGCCCGAATACCGGATCATCCGCATCGAGGTGAGCGCGGACGAGGACCAGAAGCGCGCGAGCTGCCTCGTCGAGGACGCCGGATGCGGCATCCCGGCCGACCACCTCTCGCGCGTATTCGACGCCTATTACACGACCAAACCCCCGGGCAAGGGCACGGGGCTCGGCCTGGCCGTGGTGAAGAGCCTCATCGAGGACGCCGGGGGCAAGATCGCGGTCGAGAGCGAGATCGGCAAAGGCACGGCCGTGCGCTTCGATCTGCCGCTCGCCCCTCCGTCTTGCTGAGCGCCGCATCGCCGGCCGCGCGCTTTCGCTGAAGTCCTCCGCACGAAAATGGCCGGATCCCCTGCATTTTGTGGGGCACATCGATTGCCATGGCGCAGGGCCATGCTCCGACCTGCCACGCTTCTCGCCACCCTGCCCCTCCTCGCCACGCTCGCCCTGCACACGGGCGCTCAGGCCAGCGCGACGGGCGCGCGCGCCAGGGAGGCGTGCTTCTTCGGGATCGACGCCACTTTCTCGGATTTCGCCTCGCTCTCCCGGGATGCGGAAGAGGCGCACATCGAGCTCTTCCTCGACGGCGAGCCGTGCCTGACGGCGGTCGTGGGCCGGGGCGTGGAGGGATACTGCGCGGTCGAGGCCGTGCCCGGCTCGGTTTGTCGCGCCGTGGGGCCGCTCGCGCTCTCACCCGAATGCCTCGATCAGGGCGAGGAGATGTTCCTGCACTTCACGCTCGAGCGGCAGGGCCATCTCTTCGACGGCAGAGAGCACCGCCTCGACGCGCGCATCCGCGCGGCCGACGTGATCACACCCAGGGAGAGCCCCATTCGCCTCGTCCCCATCCGCGACCCGTACGGAACGGGGGTCTGCCATTCGGGGGAGGCTGCTTTTTAGGAGCCCCCAATGAACGCAATCGTCTCCGCCATCGCCTCGTCGAAGGTGCGCGTGGGCGCATAACCGAGGATGCGCCTGGCCTTTTCGCTGGAGAACGAGCCGCGGAAGGCGAAGAATGCGAGGGCGGGGTTGTCGGGGGCAGGCGGGAGCGAGCCCTTGCGGAAGACGTCGGCGAAGCGCCCCCAGGTGGTCTGTCCGTCGATGATATTGAACGCCTGTCCGACGGCGGCGTCGAGCCGGAGCGCGGCGAGCACGGCGTCGACGAAGTTCTCCACGTGCACGTAGGGAAGCGTGCCCTGCCCGCCGGCCACGAGCGGGAACTGCCCGGCCGCGATCGCGCGCGGGGTCAGGTTGCCCCAGGTCGAGGTGGGGTGAGCGCCGAGCACGGCCCCGGGCCGGAGGATGACGGCGCGCAGGCCCAGGTCGATCGCGCGGAAGATCGCGCGGTCGCCGTCGGCCTTGGTGGCGGCGTAGGCCGACGCGCGCTCGCTGTCGCTGGCGATGAGCGGCGTCTCCTCGTCGACGACCTCGCGCCCCTCGAGATCGTGGACGATGATGCTGGAGATGTGCACGAAGCGCTCGCAACCCGCAGCGAGCGCGGCCTCGGCGAGCAGCGCCGTCGCCTCCGTGTTGATCCGTTTGGCTTCGGTCCGGTCCTCGGTGCCCGTGGCCGCGACGTGCACGACGGCGACCGCGCCCTGAACCGCGGCGTGCAGGTCCGAAGGGTTCGCGAGCTCGCCGACGATGGGCTCGACGCCCTCGCGCGCAAGCTCGTCTGCCGCGTCTTGCCGCCGCACGATGGCCCGCACCCGCGCGCCCTCGGCCACGAGCCTTCGCACGACCCGCGCGCCAATGAAGCCACTCGCGCCCGTCACCAGCACCAGATTGCCTCTCGGTTCCACGACCTCTCCTTGAACGCCGAGGACGGCAGCTCGAACCGAGCGGCCCCCCGGCGCGCAGTCCTCTTTTACCAGGTCTGTCGCTTTTCGGAACACTCCGAGGTGCCGTTTTCTGGCATGCCGCTTGTATACGCGGCGGGCATGAAGAATCTCGCATGGTTCGTTCTGGTTGCGCCCATGGCCCTTCTCGTCGCTTGTGGCGGCGGCGATGGTGAGGGCGCGAAGACGCCGGACGCGGTCGAGCAAGACGCGAACAAGGCGGGCGAAAAGGTGGAAGAGGGCGTCGAGAAGGCGGGCGAGAAGGCCGAAGAGGCCGGCGACAAGGCCGAGGACGCCACGAAGGACGAGAACTGAAAGCGGGTTTGGCGCGGTAGAGCTGCGCCGACGTCGCACAGGAGAGAAGCCGGGCGGTCACGCGGGAGCGTGAGCCGCCCGGTCCTCATTTCGAGCGCATATCAGTCGCCTTCGGGATCGGTCCAGGGCGAGCTCATCGGGACCGTATTCGGGACCAGCGTGAAGTCGCGCCTGGCGTAGGCATGGCTGCTCGGCAGCCAGCGATACCCGTCGATCACGCGCGGCGGCACGGACAATTGCACCGTGATGCCGGCGATGTTGCAATCGCCGGTGAAATGACCGACCTTGAGGTAGCTGTACTGGGTCAACTTGTGCTTCGTGCGGACGGTGGACGAGCTGTCCACGGGGCCGGACTGGGCGAGCGCGGGGAGGTACACGCCGCCACGGTAGATCGAGAGGGTGTAGACGCCCTGCCCCTCGAGCTGCCAGGCAGAGAAGTCGAGCTCGACCTTGTCGTCCTTGTCCGCGTACATGATGCAACCGCAATCCAGGACCGGATAGCCGGGCGCCGGCGCCGGGGGATTGCCCATGCGCGGCAGGTAAATGGCGGCGTTGCAGGGGTTGTTGTCGATGAGAACGACGTACGTCTTCGTCTCGGCGGTGACCTCCACGCCGCTCTGGTTGTAGAACCTGAACGTGATCTCGTTCAGACCGTTATCGCCGATCTTGGTGTGAAGAATCGCGCTGAGATAAGGGTTGTACCAGAGGTCCGTCGGTTTCCGGACGGGGAACGCGTTCTTGGGGATGGGCGCTGCGGGCGTCAGGCCGGTCGAGGCCACGGGCGAGGCATACCACCCGGGTTTGCCGCCGACCTGCAACCACAGCAGATCGGTGAACGGATCGACGACGTCGCGGGACGCGCCCGTCTTGAGGTTCTTGAAGGTGACCCGATAATGCGTGATGCCGAGGGTTTGGGCCTTGGCATGGTTGATCATCAGGTTCAGGCTGCCGCCGAAGGGCACCTTGCTCACCTGGTAGAAGTATCCCTTTGCGGGCGTCGTGTCCGCTCGTCCGCGGTCCGACGAGGCCGGATCTTGGATGATGTACGTGAATGGGACGAGCCCGATGCCGAGCACGAGGTCGTTGCTGGTGATCGTGAGATTGAGGCTCCCGAGCTCCTTGTCGCTCGCGATGAGCAGGCGGGTCGGCGAGATGACCTCGACGCTGAAGGGATCGCCGACCGCCGGAGACAGATTGTTCAGCTCGATGATGGGCGAGATGGCCGGGTTCGCGAGGTTGACGAGGTAGACCGTGTTCTCGGGCTGGAGGACGGTCACGTAAAACGCCATCTTGGACTCGTCGGCCCAGGAGAGGAACCCGGTGGAGCCGGGGAGCGTGATGAGGGGCGGCGGCAATTGAACCACGTCCGGGCTCGCGTCGTTGAGGTCCACCTCGAGCAGGGCCCCCGTTCTATCGGTGATGATGGCGATCCCATCGTCGTCGATGAGCAAGCCCATCCCGCCGTTCGGAATGGCGACGATCTGCGTCTGGGTCTGCGCGGACTCGTCGATGCACCAGAGCGCCGCGGCGTCGACGGCGTAGATCTTTCCATTGTGCAGGGCGATCTGCTGCACGTCATCGAGCAGCTTGGAGGGATCGTCGACGGCGAAGGACGACGAGGAGCCGGACACGTCGAATTTGGGGATGGCGGGCGTCGTGGGGTTCGGGTGGTTGGGCACGGCGAGGATGCGGCATTGCCCGAACTCGTCCCTGGCGCTGATGTACGCGGTCATGAGATCGGCCGAGAGCACGATGTCGCGCGGGTCGTCGTAGCCGAATCCGACGATATCGGCGTTGGTGTTCAGCTTGTACGTGATCCAGTCGAACTTCGTCTTGGTGGCGTCGGCGGGGTCCTTGTAGATGCGGAACACGGCGTAGTTGGGCGATGTCGTCCCCAGCCTGGCCGCGTAGTAATTGTCGCCCTTCCCGTCCTCCAGGAGCGCATTGGAGCTGTAGGCGAGCCCCGGCAGTGAGGCGGGGTCGATCGACCCGAGCCCGCCGCTCGGCGCCGTTGCATACTTGTAGAGGGTGACGCTGCCATTCCGCACGATTTTCGGCAGGCTGTTCGACTGGCCGGTGGCCGCGACCGTCGTCCAGCGGATGTCCCACAGGCCTGCGTCGAGGTAGATCTGGCTCTCGGGCGTCGCAGTGATGATCCTGCCGCTCCCCTCCGAGACCTGCTCGAGGGGCGTGACCCGGACCCGCTGGATCTGACCGAGCGAGGCGCCCGTGGCGCCGTTGTTGTTCACATAGTAGACGTGATCCATTCCCGGCGCGTGATACGTGCCGCGAACCCCGCCGATCGAGCTTCCGAAGATCTTGCTGTACATAGGATCTCCTTCGCAATCGCGCGGGCGCACCCCTGCCAGATCCATCCCGGCCTCGCTCGATGAGGGCGCGCGTCCACGCCCCGCGTCCGCGAGCAGCGATGAATCCGTCATCGACTCGTCACGCGATCCATTCGCGCGACACCACGAGGGTCAGGCGATATGTCCGCGTCGATTGCACCAATGACAATGGAGCAGATGAACGAGCATAGCAAGGTGCATCATGGAGTCCGGACATTAGCCGTCCGATCGGTGTGCGCGCACACCGACTTGTGCGCAGACGTGCGCGCGTCGTGCGCTCGTTCCGCAAGGTGTGCGAGCTGGAATGAAAGAGGTGTGGGTGTCCGTGCGGGCGCGCTGGAGGCCCATCACGCCGGAGCGCATGCGCGAGAAGGAGCGGTAGGACTGCCAGGCGAGCGCAGGGAGGCAAGCAAGACGCGAACAAGGCGGGCGAAAAGGCCGAAGAGGACGTCGAGAAGGCGGGCGACAAGGCCGAAGAGGCCGGCGACGAGGCCCAGGACGCCACGAAGGACGAGAGCTGAGCAGGCGTTTGGCGGGGTAGCCCTTCGACACCGGCGCGCCCCTCGCACGCGAATCTCGCAATCGTTCTCCTGCCCGGCCGCTGTACGTCTGGGCGCGCCGCACACGACACCCTAGCTTGGGAGGGGGGTCATCCGTGCGGAGCTACCCGTCATCACGCAACCGTATCTGGGTTGTCATCCTCGCCTTCTGGGCCCTCGCGCTCGGAGCGGTCGCGCGCGCGGAGCCGGCGCGGCCGGTCGTCTACGTCGCGCCCATCGAGGGCACCGTGGACAATGGCCTCGCGCCCTACGTGCAGCGCGCCGTTCGCGAGGCCGAGGGAGCAGGGGCGGCCCTGCTCGTCCTTCCCATCGATACCTTCGGCGGCCGCGTGGACGCTGCCGTGGTCATTCGCGACGCCCTGCTCGACGCCCGCGTCCCGACCGTGGCGTTCATCGCGCCGCGCGCCATCTCCGCCGGCGCGCTCATCGCCCTCGCCGCCGAGGATATCGTCATGGCCACGGGCGCGACCATCGGCGCCGCCGCCCCCGTCATCGCAGGGCCCGACGGGCTGGCCGCGCCCGCCGGCGAAAAGGCAACCTCGTACGTGCGCAAGGAGTTCCGCGCCACCGCCGAGGCGCGCGGCAGGCCGCCGGAGATCTTCGAAGCGATGGTCGACGAGAGCGTCGAGATTGCCGGCGTCGTCGAGAAAGGAAAGCTCCTCACCCTCACCACCGAGGAGGCGCTCCTCCTCGGCGTGGCCGAGCGCCGCGCCGACGGCATCGACGAGCTCCTCGCCCAGCGCGGTTTGTCGGGCGCAGACATTCGCACCACGGCGCCGAACTGGGCCGAGCGGCTCGTGCGCTTCTTGACCATGCCCGCCCTCAGCTCGCTCCTGCTCGCGATCGGAATGCTCGGCCTGTTCGTCGAGATCCGCACGCCGGGGTTCGGCGTTCCGGGGCTCCTCGGGCTTTTTTGCCTCGGGCTGTTCTTCTGGTCGCACGCGCTCGTCGAGCTGGTGGGATGGGAGGAGATCGCGCTCATCGCCGTCGGGGTCGCGCTGCTCGCGCTCGAGGCTTTCGTGATCTCGGGATTCGGGATCGCCGGGGTGCTCGGGATCCTGGCGCTCCTCGCGGGCCTCGGCATGAGCCTGCTCGGCGCGGGCGTGACCGCGCGCGGCGTCCTCGGGGCAGCCACGCAGG includes:
- the hxsC4 gene encoding radical SAM protein HxsC4, with amino-acid sequence MSEGPSIVERLSTRSERVHISIGAVCNNNCVFCMEEDRDGRYVNNSAMTSERVRWILEENRGAEEVCFTSGEPTTRPELPDLVALAKKLGYGRISVMTNGRRLSHLPYAALLAKAGMNRFYISIHGHTKKLHEGLTRTPDSFEQTVAGLDSIAKLKRFGIELHTSTVLTDRNLPHLTDIYRFLRAHGVDQVVFNVMQANGRADTYFEQIFPRYTDTAAEFRRFLAEVGEARPMAFLVDIPLCTTEGIADFHRGYVEKYRHFDLDTQAPLEATQRPERSQEGRGRGLVLVTRQDLDEAQRDKRGACASCRYDGACEGVWRNYLRRNGWDEMVPVPP
- a CDS encoding sensor histidine kinase codes for the protein MSEGTGEARDGEKPSRILVVANDEPTRAALRETLEAEGHEVILAKDSDAALDHAAAGDVDLVLLDLLVPGTDGIEVCRAIRNELKLPDLPVVFVTTLQDRETRIRGKAAGCDDFLGKPVDPLELAARVEVLLKVKAYHDLVAAQRRLAEEELEKTRARLLQADRLATLGTIAAGVGHELNNVASVLTHTASFIRAHAAEGKPPEPDDLVALERGAAHLAEHAKNLLHLGSPGHDHIEVLDMMAVVSDVLAMLNVAGRTKRVNVMTSGPTEPVKVAFSRTKLEQILVNLLTNAADAVMDQPPEYRIIRIEVSADEDQKRASCLVEDAGCGIPADHLSRVFDAYYTTKPPGKGTGLGLAVVKSLIEDAGGKIAVESEIGKGTAVRFDLPLAPPSC
- a CDS encoding NAD-dependent epimerase/dehydratase family protein, producing the protein MEPRGNLVLVTGASGFIGARVVRRLVAEGARVRAIVRRQDAADELAREGVEPIVGELANPSDLHAAVQGAVAVVHVAATGTEDRTEAKRINTEATALLAEAALAAGCERFVHISSIIVHDLEGREVVDEETPLIASDSERASAYAATKADGDRAIFRAIDLGLRAVILRPGAVLGAHPTSTWGNLTPRAIAAGQFPLVAGGQGTLPYVHVENFVDAVLAALRLDAAVGQAFNIIDGQTTWGRFADVFRKGSLPPAPDNPALAFFAFRGSFSSEKARRILGYAPTRTFDEAMAETIAFIGGS
- a CDS encoding NfeD family protein, with protein sequence MRSYPSSRNRIWVVILAFWALALGAVARAEPARPVVYVAPIEGTVDNGLAPYVQRAVREAEGAGAALLVLPIDTFGGRVDAAVVIRDALLDARVPTVAFIAPRAISAGALIALAAEDIVMATGATIGAAAPVIAGPDGLAAPAGEKATSYVRKEFRATAEARGRPPEIFEAMVDESVEIAGVVEKGKLLTLTTEEALLLGVAERRADGIDELLAQRGLSGADIRTTAPNWAERLVRFLTMPALSSLLLAIGMLGLFVEIRTPGFGVPGLLGLFCLGLFFWSHALVELVGWEEIALIAVGVALLALEAFVISGFGIAGVLGILALLAGLGMSLLGAGVTARGVLGAATQVAVALGGALGGAALLLRFLPRLPFARSLVLASGMSPHELPFEPSAFDRILPGDRGRAATILRPSGIAEIAGVRVDAMSEGEYIPAGTPVEVVRVEASYVVVRSAAED